One window of the Funiculus sociatus GB2-C1 genome contains the following:
- a CDS encoding O-antigen ligase family protein, whose protein sequence is MKPQNFEEKLVWYSMIGTYALYFMGAQMVWVWGLASFLTVYLCKKLWNQTEDTPEEEKIYIPSAVWVWIISMIVMLVGLVVGHIDYKIGNFTLISSLVDFTRSWALYALIPLIGSLNIRQELIYRAACIICLHSLIVIAITYLFVQFNFAILFLSPLQAIAKGGRTYYWVLIGASGYDPLAAGNELRMQLFTPWPPALGLAGNIYFFLAREESNLKWRWVGMIGAVAMVWVSVSRSGIVCLPAVLILTSILSRIFAKPMMQIALGVASFFLAILAPALIEFFNTAKDNFTNARAGSSRIRKVLKEIEIHRWQDAPIWGHGISEFPGPKIVEHMPIGSHDTWITLLFVRGLVGCCAFGVPLVWSFIDLLIKSQGSKTARTALSIVLVLFIFGFSEGVEILAYTFWPGLLLMGIAFKENLQGFHFSQEEKEYAL, encoded by the coding sequence ATGAAACCTCAAAATTTTGAGGAAAAATTGGTTTGGTATTCAATGATAGGAACCTATGCGCTTTACTTCATGGGCGCACAGATGGTCTGGGTATGGGGTCTTGCTAGTTTCCTAACTGTATACCTATGTAAAAAACTTTGGAATCAAACAGAAGATACTCCAGAGGAGGAGAAAATTTATATTCCCTCTGCGGTATGGGTATGGATTATTTCCATGATAGTCATGTTGGTGGGTTTGGTTGTTGGTCACATAGACTATAAAATAGGAAATTTTACACTCATAAGCTCATTAGTTGATTTCACTAGAAGCTGGGCCCTATATGCCTTAATTCCCCTGATAGGTAGTTTGAATATACGACAAGAATTAATTTATAGAGCCGCTTGCATTATCTGTCTTCACAGTCTAATTGTAATTGCAATCACCTATTTATTTGTTCAATTCAATTTTGCAATTTTATTTCTTTCTCCATTGCAAGCTATAGCAAAAGGTGGAAGAACGTATTACTGGGTATTAATCGGAGCAAGTGGTTACGATCCTCTGGCTGCTGGTAATGAACTTCGTATGCAATTGTTTACCCCCTGGCCCCCTGCTTTAGGATTAGCAGGCAATATCTATTTCTTTCTAGCACGCGAAGAATCAAACCTAAAATGGCGGTGGGTTGGCATGATTGGTGCCGTAGCTATGGTTTGGGTTTCAGTCTCACGAAGTGGTATTGTATGCCTTCCTGCTGTTCTCATATTAACTTCGATATTGTCAAGAATATTTGCTAAACCCATGATGCAAATTGCATTAGGAGTAGCAAGTTTCTTCTTAGCCATCCTAGCTCCCGCGCTTATAGAATTTTTTAATACTGCCAAGGATAATTTTACCAATGCTCGCGCCGGATCTTCAAGAATTAGAAAGGTATTAAAGGAGATAGAAATACATCGTTGGCAAGATGCGCCTATTTGGGGGCATGGAATATCAGAATTTCCTGGCCCTAAAATAGTAGAACATATGCCTATTGGTTCTCATGACACTTGGATTACTCTACTCTTCGTACGAGGATTAGTAGGTTGCTGTGCTTTTGGAGTTCCTCTGGTATGGAGCTTTATAGATTTGCTTATCAAATCCCAAGGTAGCAAGACTGCCAGGACTGCGTTAAGTATAGTCTTAGTTTTATTTATTTTTGGTTTCTCCGAAGGTGTGGAAATCCTTGCCTATACCTTTTGGCCTGGATTGTTGCTGATGGGCATTGCTTTTAAAGAAAATTTACAGGGGTTTCATTTTTCTCAAGAAGAAAAAGAATATGCTCTATAG
- a CDS encoding GumC family protein, whose translation MKRSLFPTNEDFDKNGSLTISKSPAPSKTTVPQSAVRKGGAWKYYLVLGIVGLATNVALWAAVLFYLKIAQPKYASEMVLTLPGAGSDARVTLPNVGSASYENYSPYANSAIQDPREVYKVIISSELVMKAAAKKLNMPLEDFGSPRIKLVQNTTLITFEFKGDTPEDAKKKNLVIYQAFQERLAQLRRQEIAQRDAGLQESLIGSQKKLEAAQAKLSTYKARSGLSGNEQVTSLSTNIEELRKNRAEVISQQQQANARLQQLSTNLNLSSQQAADAFALQSDQLFQQYLQTYNEANSALVVLESKFLPANPTVVRERARRDAAKVALTQRGQAILGRPIAEDTLAQLNLDSNTSGGAREKLFQDLVVVQTEQKGLQAQAQEIDRQITQLENRHKVLAQKEITLEALKRDLNVAEAVFSSTITNLDISKSNALGSYPVIQMLVEPTLPASPSSPKKKFAFLGAGLGSLFLTTGLVTLGLYKNKNQMSKNKAISLQSKPT comes from the coding sequence ATGAAACGCTCCCTTTTCCCGACAAATGAGGATTTTGATAAAAACGGTTCTTTAACCATCTCCAAATCCCCAGCCCCTTCCAAGACAACAGTACCTCAATCAGCAGTACGCAAAGGAGGAGCTTGGAAATATTACTTAGTCTTAGGTATCGTCGGTTTAGCAACCAATGTAGCTCTTTGGGCAGCCGTTTTATTTTACTTGAAGATTGCCCAGCCCAAGTATGCTAGTGAGATGGTTCTTACTTTACCTGGAGCAGGGTCAGATGCGAGAGTTACCTTGCCAAACGTGGGTTCTGCTTCCTATGAAAACTACTCTCCCTACGCAAATAGTGCTATCCAAGATCCAAGAGAAGTTTACAAAGTTATTATTTCCAGTGAGCTTGTAATGAAGGCAGCAGCTAAAAAGCTGAATATGCCTTTGGAAGACTTTGGCAGTCCGCGGATCAAGTTAGTGCAAAACACTACTCTCATAACGTTTGAGTTTAAGGGTGATACTCCAGAAGACGCTAAAAAGAAAAACCTAGTTATTTACCAAGCCTTTCAAGAAAGACTTGCCCAGCTCAGACGTCAAGAAATTGCTCAACGAGATGCAGGTTTGCAAGAATCACTGATTGGTTCTCAGAAAAAGTTAGAAGCTGCTCAGGCTAAACTTTCTACCTACAAAGCTCGTTCGGGATTGAGCGGTAATGAGCAAGTAACAAGTCTTTCAACTAATATTGAAGAGCTTCGCAAGAACCGAGCTGAGGTTATCTCTCAACAGCAGCAAGCTAACGCTCGTCTGCAACAACTATCCACGAATTTAAATTTATCCTCTCAGCAAGCCGCTGATGCCTTTGCCCTCCAATCGGATCAGCTATTTCAGCAATATTTGCAAACCTATAATGAAGCCAATTCTGCCCTCGTTGTTTTAGAATCAAAGTTCTTGCCAGCCAATCCTACAGTGGTTAGAGAACGAGCCAGACGAGACGCAGCAAAAGTTGCCCTAACACAACGAGGTCAGGCTATTTTGGGACGACCCATAGCTGAAGATACTCTTGCACAACTCAATCTTGATAGCAATACATCTGGTGGCGCTAGGGAGAAGCTTTTTCAAGATTTGGTAGTTGTTCAAACAGAGCAAAAAGGATTACAAGCGCAAGCTCAGGAGATAGACAGACAAATCACACAGCTAGAAAATCGCCATAAAGTTTTAGCTCAAAAGGAAATCACCTTAGAAGCTCTTAAGCGGGACTTAAATGTTGCGGAAGCAGTGTTCTCTTCAACTATTACCAACTTGGATATTAGCAAATCTAATGCTTTAGGCTCTTATCCTGTCATTCAAATGCTAGTAGAGCCGACCTTACCTGCTTCCCCCTCTTCACCCAAAAAGAAATTTGCTTTCCTGGGTGCAGGTTTAGGCTCCCTATTCTTAACCACCGGATTAGTAACGCTAGGGCTGTACAAAAACAAGAATCAGATGTCTAAAAACAAAGCCATATCTCTACAATCCAAACCTACTTAG